A region from the Gemmatimonadota bacterium genome encodes:
- the nuoL gene encoding NADH-quinone oxidoreductase subunit L produces MTLATLALPQEHAVAGAFEPWLVGWVVLLPLLGFLLNGMLALRHAQASAAAVRAGGELSLEPKPFTHTLPTWIGPGVLLGAFLITVVNFTRMLGVELHEPAVVHYGTWMATSTLSVSWALQLDQLSMVMMMVVTGVGFLIHVFSVGYMKEDAGYPRYFAYLNLFVFFMLVLVMGASYPVLFVGWEGVGLCSYLLIGFWFGDREKADAGKKAFIVNRIGDFGFLIAMFLLFGVFGTLDFVPIFEHAPGTLEYGGSLVTWITLAFLLGCAGKSAQIPLYVWLPDAMAGPTPVSALIHAATMVTAGVYLVARSSVLFALAPVGSAAVAGIGALTALFAATIAVQQYDIKKVLAYSTVSQLGYMFLGVGVGAYAAGVFHLMTHAFFKALLFLGSGAVIHAMHHALHHTHSHEDPQDMRNMGGLRRYLPITWITMWIATLAIAGVWPFAGFFSKDEIIWSAAAWAGAEGNAFSGLYTVYWIVALAAAMLTAYYMTRMMVMTFHGPNRTGEAESKHLHRSPAVMWIPLAILAVLSVFGGWINVPEALQESFFGLGGALPMSEWLHHWLEPLTHAADEVRIEHMGEMSHTAPFGGGEVMWAGISTALALAVVLLSARLVGARKVVPARDDAAPTGFGRVLYNKWYVDELYDRIIVQPVVRISRFAWRIIDATIIDGVVNAVGYVARVLGWVVTLVQTGSLNTYALVLMLGVLWILGSVIW; encoded by the coding sequence ATGACCCTGGCGACCCTCGCGCTTCCCCAGGAACACGCCGTTGCAGGCGCGTTCGAGCCCTGGCTCGTGGGCTGGGTGGTGCTCCTCCCGCTGCTCGGCTTCCTGCTGAACGGCATGCTGGCGCTGCGCCATGCGCAGGCCTCAGCCGCCGCGGTGCGGGCCGGAGGAGAACTCTCCCTCGAGCCCAAACCCTTTACGCACACGCTGCCCACCTGGATCGGGCCGGGCGTCCTGTTGGGTGCCTTCCTGATCACCGTGGTCAACTTCACGCGCATGTTGGGCGTGGAGCTCCACGAGCCCGCGGTGGTCCACTACGGCACGTGGATGGCGACCAGCACGCTGAGCGTGAGTTGGGCGCTGCAGTTGGATCAGCTGTCCATGGTCATGATGATGGTCGTGACCGGCGTGGGCTTTCTGATCCACGTGTTCAGTGTCGGGTACATGAAGGAGGATGCGGGCTACCCCCGCTACTTCGCGTACCTCAATCTGTTCGTGTTCTTCATGCTGGTCCTGGTCATGGGGGCCAGCTATCCGGTCTTGTTCGTGGGCTGGGAGGGCGTCGGCCTCTGCAGCTACCTCCTGATCGGCTTCTGGTTCGGAGACCGGGAGAAGGCGGACGCCGGAAAGAAGGCCTTCATCGTCAACCGGATCGGGGACTTCGGGTTCCTGATCGCGATGTTCCTGTTGTTCGGGGTCTTCGGGACGCTGGACTTCGTCCCGATCTTCGAGCATGCCCCGGGTACGCTCGAGTACGGGGGCAGCCTGGTGACCTGGATCACGCTCGCCTTCCTGCTCGGGTGCGCGGGTAAGAGTGCCCAGATCCCGCTCTACGTCTGGTTGCCGGATGCCATGGCCGGCCCCACTCCGGTCTCCGCCCTGATCCACGCGGCTACCATGGTGACGGCTGGTGTGTATCTGGTGGCCCGCTCGTCGGTCCTGTTCGCGCTGGCCCCGGTCGGGTCTGCGGCGGTGGCCGGGATCGGAGCACTGACGGCCCTGTTCGCGGCGACCATCGCGGTGCAGCAATACGACATCAAGAAGGTCCTGGCCTACTCCACGGTCTCCCAATTGGGATACATGTTCTTGGGAGTGGGGGTGGGGGCCTATGCGGCAGGCGTCTTCCATCTGATGACGCACGCCTTCTTCAAGGCACTGCTCTTCCTCGGGTCCGGTGCGGTGATCCACGCGATGCACCATGCGCTGCACCACACGCACTCGCACGAGGATCCGCAGGACATGCGCAACATGGGTGGCCTGAGGCGCTATCTCCCCATCACCTGGATCACGATGTGGATCGCCACCCTGGCCATCGCTGGGGTCTGGCCTTTCGCGGGATTCTTCTCCAAAGACGAGATCATCTGGTCGGCGGCGGCCTGGGCGGGCGCCGAGGGCAACGCCTTCTCCGGGCTCTATACGGTCTATTGGATCGTCGCTTTGGCGGCGGCCATGCTCACGGCCTACTACATGACCCGCATGATGGTCATGACCTTCCACGGCCCCAATCGGACCGGGGAAGCGGAGAGCAAGCACCTCCATCGCTCCCCTGCGGTGATGTGGATCCCGCTGGCCATCCTTGCCGTCCTGTCGGTCTTTGGTGGTTGGATCAACGTACCAGAGGCGCTTCAGGAGTCCTTCTTCGGCTTGGGTGGCGCGCTCCCCATGAGCGAGTGGCTGCACCACTGGCTGGAGCCCCTCACGCACGCCGCGGACGAGGTCCGAATCGAACACATGGGCGAGATGTCACACACGGCGCCGTTTGGGGGCGGCGAGGTCATGTGGGCCGGGATCTCGACGGCGTTGGCCCTGGCGGTGGTGTTGCTGTCCGCCCGGCTGGTGGGCGCGCGCAAGGTGGTCCCCGCCCGCGACGACGCGGCACCCACCGGATTCGGGCGGGTGCTCTACAACAAGTGGTACGTGGACGAGCTCTACGACCGGATCATCGTGCAGCCGGTGGTGCGGATCTCCCGCTTCGCCTGGCGCATCATCGACGCCACGATCATCGACGGAGTCGTCAACGCAGTGGGGTACGTCGCTCGGGTGCTGGGGTGGGTGGTCACACTCGTCCAGACCGGGTCGCTCAACACGTATGCGCTGGTCCTCATGCTCGGGGTCCTTTGGATCCTGGGCTCGGTGATCTGGTAG
- a CDS encoding NADH-quinone oxidoreductase subunit J, giving the protein MVDIFFYVFGALAIGCGLGVVAARNPVASLLFMVVALASLAGIFVLLEAHFLAAIQVLVYAGAIMVLFLFVIMLLNLGHEASSDLRSGVWLIAGFALTGGIVGAIMRALGRASLGSQGEPAAMALDALVAEKGAVGVIADPLFTTYVVPFELTGILLLIAVVGAIALAKRKV; this is encoded by the coding sequence TTGGTCGACATCTTCTTCTACGTCTTCGGTGCTCTCGCCATCGGTTGCGGGCTCGGCGTGGTAGCCGCTCGGAATCCGGTGGCCAGCCTTCTGTTCATGGTTGTGGCCCTGGCGAGTCTGGCTGGCATCTTCGTTCTGCTGGAGGCGCACTTTCTTGCCGCCATCCAGGTGCTCGTCTACGCCGGCGCCATCATGGTGCTGTTCCTGTTCGTCATCATGCTCCTGAACCTGGGCCACGAAGCGTCCTCCGACCTGAGGAGCGGAGTCTGGTTGATCGCTGGCTTCGCCCTGACCGGAGGCATCGTGGGCGCCATCATGCGCGCCTTGGGGCGGGCGAGCCTGGGCTCCCAGGGCGAGCCGGCCGCGATGGCCCTCGACGCCCTGGTGGCGGAGAAGGGTGCCGTCGGTGTCATCGCCGACCCGTTGTTCACCACGTACGTGGTGCCGTTCGAACTGACCGGCATCCTCCTGCTCATCGCCGTGGTCGGGGCCATCGCCCTGGCCAAGAGAAAGGTCTGA
- a CDS encoding NADH-quinone oxidoreductase subunit I: MAVTVKVLRRPAPEKNSYLRATLKGMALTFKHMIRPDKITQQYPEEPTQLSPRWRGTHRMEVHADGRPKCVACGLCPTVCPANCIRLVGGEDDQGNRYPIVYEIDEFRCIFCGMCQEVCPVEAIHVGRHFENAEYTRDRFVYDLDRLMDQDHPTTLLWDPSDPRSE, encoded by the coding sequence GTGGCGGTAACCGTCAAGGTGCTTCGGCGTCCAGCGCCGGAGAAGAACTCCTATCTGAGGGCTACGCTGAAAGGCATGGCGTTGACCTTCAAGCACATGATCCGGCCGGACAAGATCACACAGCAGTACCCGGAGGAGCCCACGCAGCTCAGCCCGCGCTGGCGGGGCACCCACCGCATGGAGGTTCATGCGGACGGGCGGCCCAAGTGCGTGGCCTGCGGCCTGTGTCCCACCGTCTGCCCAGCCAACTGCATCCGCTTGGTGGGGGGCGAAGACGATCAGGGGAACCGGTATCCGATCGTATACGAGATCGACGAGTTCCGCTGCATCTTTTGCGGGATGTGCCAGGAGGTTTGTCCGGTCGAAGCGATCCATGTGGGCCGCCACTTCGAGAACGCCGAGTACACTCGCGACCGCTTTGTCTACGACCTCGATCGGCTGATGGACCAGGATCATCCCACGACGTTGCTCTGGGATCCCTCCGATCCACGCTCCGAGTAG
- the nuoH gene encoding NADH-quinone oxidoreductase subunit NuoH yields the protein MEPITAAAGLWYWVAMLVKILAGFGAVMLGVAYTTLAERRVSAFIQDRLGPNRVGPFGLLQPIADGIKNFLKEETLPGTSSKFYFILGPMVSITPAVVTWAVIPFAAPLPTPFGVVDMVVADLPIGILFILAFASLGVYGLFLGGWASNNKYAFLGALRSSAQMVSYEVALGLSLITVLMLAGNVTLSEIIWKQQQLDFWFAFPLSLAFLFFVISAFAETNRLPFDMPEAESELVTGYHTEYSAMKFSMFFIAEYAHVLTSSALMATLFFGGWDLPGHWDDAFWWQGMLISGFDASGAPIAANPAWWKTLLTLGAFSVKTLFFVVLYIWIRWTLPRFRYDQVMSLGWKVLLPVSLAYTMLVAGTILVLDQLGIPYGFLFGLVLTAVSGAALLAFIFVLDRGRIIKGAAARKAVAGGDIHLLPQAGGDAWR from the coding sequence ATGGAGCCGATCACCGCGGCCGCGGGCCTTTGGTACTGGGTCGCCATGTTGGTCAAGATCCTGGCAGGCTTCGGCGCCGTCATGTTGGGCGTCGCCTACACGACGCTGGCGGAACGACGGGTGTCTGCGTTCATCCAGGACCGCCTGGGCCCCAACCGAGTCGGCCCCTTCGGGCTGCTGCAGCCGATCGCCGACGGCATCAAGAACTTCCTGAAGGAAGAGACCCTCCCGGGGACATCGTCCAAGTTCTATTTCATCCTGGGCCCCATGGTCTCCATCACGCCCGCGGTGGTCACCTGGGCGGTCATTCCGTTCGCGGCTCCGCTACCGACCCCATTCGGCGTGGTAGACATGGTGGTCGCCGATCTCCCCATCGGGATCCTCTTCATCCTCGCGTTCGCGTCCCTGGGAGTGTACGGGCTCTTCTTGGGTGGTTGGGCTTCCAACAACAAGTACGCGTTCCTGGGCGCGCTGCGCTCGTCGGCGCAGATGGTCAGCTATGAGGTGGCGTTGGGGCTCAGCCTCATCACCGTGCTCATGCTGGCGGGCAACGTCACCCTCAGCGAGATCATCTGGAAGCAGCAGCAGTTGGACTTCTGGTTCGCCTTCCCGCTCTCCCTGGCGTTTCTCTTCTTCGTGATCTCTGCGTTCGCAGAGACCAATCGGCTGCCCTTCGACATGCCCGAGGCGGAATCCGAGTTGGTGACCGGATATCACACCGAGTACTCGGCCATGAAGTTCTCGATGTTCTTCATCGCCGAATACGCGCACGTGCTCACCTCCTCCGCGTTGATGGCCACGCTGTTCTTCGGAGGCTGGGACCTGCCCGGGCATTGGGACGACGCGTTCTGGTGGCAGGGCATGTTGATTTCAGGATTCGACGCGTCCGGTGCGCCCATCGCTGCGAACCCCGCCTGGTGGAAAACGCTGCTCACCCTGGGCGCCTTCAGCGTCAAGACACTGTTCTTCGTGGTGCTCTACATCTGGATTCGCTGGACGCTGCCGCGCTTCCGCTACGACCAGGTGATGAGTCTGGGGTGGAAGGTCCTGCTGCCGGTTTCCCTGGCGTACACGATGCTCGTGGCCGGTACGATCCTGGTGCTCGACCAACTCGGGATTCCTTACGGCTTCCTCTTCGGTCTGGTATTGACCGCGGTCAGTGGCGCAGCGCTCCTGGCGTTCATCTTCGTCCTCGATCGCGGCCGCATCATCAAGGGGGCGGCGGCTCGCAAGGCCGTCGCGGGAGGTGACATCCACTTGCTGCCGCAAGCGGGAGGCGACGCGTGGCGGTAA
- a CDS encoding NADH-quinone oxidoreductase subunit M, with translation MGTLLTQFGMDGWILHALIWLPLLGMAVVLALPEERAKTVAFWWSLAVFVLSLGLWWLFDPAGPRMQMVSSRPWIEMWGIHYSIGIDGISLFMILLTTLTTPIAILGAFNYIAKREKAFYALMLLLEVGVIGVFAATDLFLFYVFFELTLVPMYFIVGVWGGERRIYAAIKFFLYTAFGSLLMLVAILYLSFRARGVLGVPSFSYDAFLSLPLTMREQLFLFSAFALAFAIKVPVFPLHTWLPDAHVEAPTPGSVVLAAVLLKMGTYGFVRFLLPLFPAASQHPTVVTIMLVLGVIGIVYAAWVAAVQPDAKKLVAYTSVAHMGFVVIGTFAMTVNGLQGGLLVMISHGVSTGALFLLLGMLYERRHSRQIEDFGGLGRVAPWFATAFVITALASIGLPGTSGFVGEFLALLGTFEARPGLAIIASTGVIFAAYYMLPMVQRVFFNRLDKDENRKVMDLSGRELAVLAPLLALMIWIGVRPTPFLERMEPAVQAVMERLAAQRTAAAGGSDGSGPSVVELETDQGESLLLAWAGQREN, from the coding sequence ATGGGCACGCTACTGACGCAGTTCGGCATGGACGGCTGGATCCTCCACGCGTTGATCTGGCTACCCCTCCTGGGGATGGCGGTCGTCCTGGCGCTCCCGGAAGAACGGGCCAAGACGGTGGCTTTCTGGTGGAGCCTCGCGGTGTTCGTCCTGAGCCTGGGACTCTGGTGGCTGTTCGATCCCGCTGGGCCCCGTATGCAGATGGTGAGCTCGAGGCCCTGGATCGAGATGTGGGGCATCCACTACTCGATCGGCATCGACGGGATCTCGCTGTTCATGATCCTGCTGACCACGCTCACGACTCCGATCGCCATCCTGGGGGCATTCAACTACATCGCGAAGCGGGAAAAGGCCTTCTATGCCCTGATGCTGCTGTTGGAGGTCGGCGTGATCGGCGTCTTCGCGGCGACCGATCTGTTCCTCTTCTACGTGTTCTTCGAGCTCACGCTGGTTCCCATGTACTTCATCGTGGGGGTGTGGGGTGGAGAGCGACGCATCTACGCGGCCATCAAGTTCTTCCTCTACACCGCGTTCGGGTCGCTCTTGATGTTGGTGGCCATCCTCTATCTGTCTTTCCGCGCGCGAGGCGTGCTCGGCGTTCCGAGCTTCAGCTACGACGCGTTTCTATCCCTTCCCCTGACGATGAGGGAACAGCTCTTCCTGTTCTCCGCCTTCGCGCTCGCCTTCGCCATCAAGGTGCCGGTCTTTCCGCTGCATACCTGGCTGCCGGACGCGCACGTGGAGGCGCCGACGCCGGGCTCGGTGGTGCTGGCGGCGGTGCTGCTCAAGATGGGCACGTACGGATTCGTGCGATTCCTGCTGCCGCTTTTTCCGGCGGCATCGCAGCATCCGACCGTGGTGACGATCATGCTGGTACTGGGAGTCATCGGCATCGTGTACGCCGCCTGGGTCGCGGCCGTTCAGCCGGACGCCAAGAAGCTGGTCGCCTATACGTCCGTTGCCCACATGGGGTTCGTGGTGATCGGGACCTTCGCCATGACCGTGAACGGCCTGCAGGGTGGCCTCTTGGTCATGATCTCCCACGGTGTGTCCACGGGAGCGCTGTTCCTCCTCCTGGGCATGCTCTACGAGCGCAGACACAGCCGCCAGATCGAGGATTTCGGCGGCCTGGGCCGGGTGGCGCCATGGTTCGCCACCGCATTCGTCATCACCGCTCTGGCCTCCATCGGACTTCCGGGCACCTCGGGGTTCGTCGGTGAGTTCCTGGCCCTGCTGGGGACCTTCGAGGCGCGCCCGGGGCTGGCCATCATCGCGTCGACCGGGGTCATCTTCGCCGCCTACTACATGCTGCCGATGGTCCAGCGGGTCTTCTTCAACCGCCTGGACAAGGACGAGAATCGGAAGGTCATGGACCTGTCCGGGCGCGAGCTCGCGGTGCTGGCGCCATTGCTGGCCCTGATGATCTGGATCGGCGTGCGCCCGACGCCCTTCCTGGAGCGAATGGAGCCGGCGGTCCAGGCCGTGATGGAGCGGCTCGCCGCTCAGCGCACCGCTGCAGCGGGAGGGTCGGACGGCTCAGGTCCGTCCGTCGTGGAGCTGGAGACGGACCAGGGGGAGAGCCTCCTCCTGGCGTGGGCCGGACAGCGGGAGAACTAA
- a CDS encoding NADH-quinone oxidoreductase subunit N: MTLDFSRQLHYVWALLPEIVLCISGLGILLAGARPPRGDTPVDDEWLGWIALLGIGLAAAANGWLHGIGEVGNSAMVATDGVRLFANWVLLLGTALAILISFDYVSRQRLQAAEFYGLMLFSVVGMMTMAGARDLILMFIGLEVMSIAVYVLAAFNRRDRKSAEAGLKYFLLGAFASGFFLYGVALTYGATGSTNIEHVAEALAAGTANRGLLTLGAVLLTIGFGFKVSLVPFHMWTPDVYEGSPTPVTAFMSAGVKAAAFVAFLRVFLVAFAGTAEAWHTVLWWLAAITMVGANLMALAQSNVKRMLAYSSIAHAGYLLVAIVALNQTAAAALLFYLLVYTVMNLGAFAVVIAVSNHGEERQRIEDYAGFGWQQPGLAVALTVFLLSLAGFPGTGGFMAKVYLLLGARDAQLWTLAVLLVLTTIASYWYYLRLAWTMWMREGRSPESHAAVFAPLAMRFAMVAGVVLILLTGLFPESALSLAGRSVADLGGGAATLLGLGH, encoded by the coding sequence GTGACCCTCGACTTCAGCAGGCAGCTCCACTACGTCTGGGCGCTCCTTCCGGAGATCGTCCTGTGCATCAGCGGGTTGGGGATCCTTCTGGCTGGTGCCCGACCCCCGCGTGGCGACACGCCGGTCGACGACGAGTGGCTGGGCTGGATCGCGCTGCTCGGAATCGGTCTGGCGGCGGCGGCCAACGGATGGCTGCACGGCATCGGTGAGGTGGGCAACTCCGCCATGGTGGCCACGGACGGAGTCCGCCTCTTTGCCAACTGGGTGCTCCTCCTGGGGACGGCCCTGGCCATCCTCATCTCCTTCGACTACGTCAGCCGTCAGCGGCTGCAGGCTGCCGAGTTCTACGGGCTGATGTTGTTTTCCGTGGTCGGCATGATGACCATGGCTGGGGCCCGGGACCTCATCCTGATGTTCATCGGGCTCGAGGTCATGTCGATCGCCGTCTACGTCTTGGCGGCGTTCAACCGCCGGGACCGCAAGTCGGCGGAGGCGGGTCTCAAGTACTTCCTGCTCGGTGCCTTCGCTTCCGGCTTCTTCCTCTACGGCGTCGCACTGACCTACGGCGCCACGGGGAGCACCAACATCGAGCACGTGGCCGAAGCGCTGGCGGCGGGAACGGCCAACCGGGGGCTCCTTACGCTGGGGGCGGTGCTCCTGACCATCGGCTTCGGATTCAAGGTCTCGCTGGTCCCGTTCCATATGTGGACCCCGGACGTCTACGAGGGCTCCCCGACGCCGGTGACCGCGTTCATGTCGGCCGGGGTCAAGGCCGCCGCGTTCGTTGCCTTCCTGCGTGTGTTCCTGGTCGCCTTCGCAGGGACAGCCGAGGCGTGGCACACCGTGCTCTGGTGGTTGGCCGCCATCACCATGGTCGGAGCCAATCTGATGGCGTTGGCCCAGAGCAACGTGAAACGCATGTTGGCGTACTCGAGCATCGCGCACGCCGGGTATCTGCTGGTCGCCATCGTCGCCTTGAACCAGACGGCGGCCGCGGCCCTGCTGTTCTACCTGCTCGTCTACACCGTGATGAACCTGGGGGCCTTCGCGGTCGTCATCGCCGTGTCCAACCATGGCGAGGAACGGCAGCGCATCGAGGACTACGCGGGCTTCGGGTGGCAGCAGCCCGGCCTGGCCGTGGCTCTGACGGTCTTCCTGCTGTCCTTGGCTGGCTTCCCGGGCACGGGGGGCTTCATGGCCAAGGTCTACCTGCTGCTGGGGGCCCGGGATGCGCAGCTGTGGACCCTGGCGGTACTCCTTGTCCTGACCACGATCGCGTCCTACTGGTACTACCTGCGTCTGGCCTGGACCATGTGGATGCGGGAGGGCCGGAGCCCGGAGAGTCATGCGGCCGTCTTCGCACCGTTGGCCATGCGGTTTGCCATGGTCGCCGGAGTGGTCCTGATCCTGCTGACCGGGCTGTTCCCCGAGTCGGCACTGAGCCTGGCCGGCCGGAGCGTCGCGGACCTGGGTGGTGGAGCGGCGACCCTCTTGGGGCTGGGCCACTAG
- a CDS encoding phosphomannomutase/phosphoglucomutase — protein sequence MPFPAHIFRQYDIRGVVGSDLHEGVARAVGRAYATELRAEIAKPTVVVGQDNRPSSPGLAAALIEGLRASGVDVVDLSTVPTPLVYWAEKMLGSDGALQVTGSHNPAEYNGIKMTVGGRSLYGDRIQGLRNRIEREEYSQGGGGYRQEAIIDRYIDDIRGRIHLARPVRVAVDCGNGAGALLAVQLLEAVGAEVTPLFCESDGTFPNHHPDPTVDEYLVDLIRTVQDGGLELGIGFDGDADRVGAIDDRGRVVRGDILLLLFGLDLLERKGPGQKLVFDVKCSQVLPEVFEAHGGEAIMWKTGHSLMKEKMRETGAPIAGELSGHICIADDYLGFDDALYDACRLLQIVSHMDGPLSGAVDAFPQYVSTPEIRIDVTEDVKFGLVERATSHFRARYDVIDVDGVRVQFGDGWGLLRASNTQPVLVARYEAQTTERLAQIRAEIEEWLRDQGVDV from the coding sequence ATGCCGTTTCCTGCACATATTTTCCGTCAGTACGACATCCGGGGCGTGGTGGGCAGCGACCTCCACGAGGGTGTCGCCCGTGCCGTCGGGCGCGCGTACGCGACCGAGCTGCGGGCCGAGATCGCGAAGCCGACCGTCGTGGTGGGTCAGGACAATCGGCCCAGCTCGCCTGGCCTGGCCGCAGCCCTGATCGAGGGCTTGCGCGCCAGCGGTGTCGATGTGGTCGACCTGTCGACCGTTCCGACACCGCTGGTCTACTGGGCGGAGAAGATGCTGGGCAGCGACGGCGCCCTTCAGGTCACGGGGTCGCACAACCCGGCGGAGTACAATGGGATCAAAATGACCGTCGGGGGACGGTCACTGTACGGGGATCGGATCCAGGGTCTGCGTAACCGGATCGAGCGGGAAGAGTACAGTCAGGGGGGCGGGGGATACCGCCAGGAAGCGATCATCGATCGCTACATCGACGACATTCGCGGCCGGATCCACCTGGCGCGGCCGGTACGGGTCGCGGTGGACTGCGGAAACGGTGCGGGCGCACTCCTGGCCGTGCAACTGTTGGAGGCGGTGGGAGCCGAAGTCACGCCCCTGTTCTGCGAGTCGGACGGCACATTTCCCAACCACCACCCGGACCCGACCGTCGACGAGTATCTGGTGGACCTGATCCGAACGGTACAGGATGGAGGATTGGAGCTCGGGATCGGCTTCGATGGTGACGCAGATCGGGTCGGGGCCATCGACGATCGCGGCCGTGTTGTTCGTGGAGACATCCTTCTCCTGCTCTTTGGACTGGACTTGCTGGAACGGAAGGGTCCGGGGCAGAAGCTCGTCTTCGACGTGAAATGCTCGCAGGTGCTGCCCGAGGTGTTCGAGGCCCACGGGGGAGAAGCGATCATGTGGAAGACCGGTCACTCGCTCATGAAGGAGAAGATGCGGGAGACCGGGGCGCCGATCGCGGGGGAGCTTTCGGGGCATATCTGTATCGCCGACGACTACCTCGGCTTCGACGATGCGCTCTACGATGCCTGCCGTCTCCTTCAGATCGTCTCGCATATGGACGGCCCGCTGTCGGGCGCCGTCGATGCGTTTCCACAGTATGTTTCGACTCCGGAGATCCGGATCGACGTGACGGAAGATGTGAAGTTCGGTTTGGTGGAGCGGGCCACCTCCCATTTCCGGGCGCGCTACGACGTAATCGACGTCGACGGAGTGCGCGTGCAGTTCGGAGATGGCTGGGGGCTGCTGCGCGCGTCCAATACGCAGCCTGTCCTGGTCGCGCGCTACGAGGCGCAGACCACCGAGCGCCTTGCCCAGATTCGTGCCGAGATCGAGGAATGGCTCCGTGATCAAGGGGTCGATGTCTGA
- the nuoK gene encoding NADH-quinone oxidoreductase subunit NuoK: protein MVVPSLWVSAILFAIGALGVIIRRNAIIMFLSVELQLNAVNLAFVALSRLWGIDGQVFVFFVMTVAAAEAAVGLAIIISIFRHYETVNVDSFNQLKW, encoded by the coding sequence ATGGTCGTTCCATCGCTCTGGGTGAGCGCGATTCTCTTCGCGATCGGTGCGCTGGGCGTCATCATCCGCCGAAACGCCATCATCATGTTCCTGTCCGTCGAGTTGCAGTTGAACGCCGTGAATCTGGCGTTTGTGGCCCTTTCCAGGCTGTGGGGCATCGACGGCCAGGTGTTCGTGTTCTTCGTGATGACGGTAGCGGCCGCCGAGGCGGCCGTCGGCCTTGCCATCATCATCTCGATCTTCCGCCACTACGAGACCGTCAACGTGGACTCGTTCAACCAGCTGAAGTGGTAG